The genomic segment TGGTGAGATGGAAGAGATAAGAGAGATATTTAAAGAACCCAAAAAATATAAATATCAAGAATTTGTAAAACTGGATTTGTAATGTATAGATATGAATTTAGCCGAGAAAGCCTTAAGGTATTGGAAAGGTTAGATTCTAAAATCCAGGAATTGCTAAAGAAAAAGATAAAAAACATAGAAAATTGGTTAGAAAACAAGGATTTCTTGTATGCGGATATAAGGAGGTTAAAAGGAGAATGGGAAGGGTTTTACCGGTTAAGGATAGGAAGAATAAGGGTAATCTTTACGGTAAATGCTAAAGATGAGCTTATAAAAATTCACGCCA from the bacterium genome contains:
- a CDS encoding type II toxin-antitoxin system RelE/ParE family toxin, whose product is MYRYEFSRESLKVLERLDSKIQELLKKKIKNIENWLENKDFLYADIRRLKGEWEGFYRLRIGRIRVIFTVNAKDELIKIHA